The segment AACAGCATTATAAGAACATGGTGTAGTTACTGTGGTAGTGTTGTGGGTGATTCTTAAGCTTAGGGACTTGGGCAATTTGATTTCCCAAGTATTGCAACAAAGGACTTGGGtgcagtaaagaaggaaggaaggaagtttttTAGttacaggagaaaggaaggagtttgttttttgttacaaaagaaaagaaggcatttttttttatatatatatagactagAGAGCAACCCAGCTTatgttaaggaagaaaggaaggaagaagaaaggagtttGTTTTAGttacaggagaaaggaaagagtttTTTAGTTactgaagagaggaatgagatttttttatattaataggagaaaggaaggcatatatatatatatgttaagaaagaaaggaaggagaatgaaatgagTGTTTTAGTGCTACTGAAGAAAGAATGTAGTTTTTTTCATTGACATCCAGACTCTGTCACAACCTAACTTACATAACTGCCCaagaaaatacattaacacatCCATTGTCTTCCCCTCGCGGCAGTTGTCATCACACAGCACCACATGATATTCTCGTACAATGAGTGCCGGCTCACTGTGGTGCACCTGATGCGCCCAGCACCTGAGGGCCAGGTCATTGAGAAGCTATCAGCACTGGACCCCAAGCTGCACACCTGTGAAGTGGCGGGACCCTCAGGGCGTCGCTTTGAACGGAAACTATCGGCCAACCTCTCGGGGGACATGGTGAGTGCCTCCAGCAGCTGTGGGGAGCAGTTGTCAAacaggattttatttatttatttattcatttattatagtaaaggaagcatctcaagggcaaaaaaatactTGAGAAAAAAGGTCTCATAGTCTTTGCTCCTATAACAAACAGTATAGATTAGATGTTGCTTTGTACATGAAGCCCAGTAGAATTATCCTCTAAAGTTTGCAGATTCATTTACACTCCCAGACGCATAATCACTTGTCATCACTGGTCATATTTCTAATTTATTTTGGAGTACATTTAGCTGTATGTTTGATGTATTGGATATCTGTGAGCAGGATATTAGATTAAAGTTCCTCTGTGATGGCTAATAGAATTTTCCTCAAGTTTTCAAGACTCATTTACACTCAGTCACATAATCACATTCCTCAGTTATTTTTTAGTACATTCTTCTGTATGTTTAAAATGTAGACTATctgtgagtagtgggctttttttttatcctacactctttttgttgcccttgagccgtctcctttgttgttaaaaaaaaaactctacgcCACCTCCACAAACACCATCTATCTCCTGCAGGTGGTTGTGTGGTGGCAGACGAGCGACGACGAGGTGTACCCCTGGAGTCCCCTCGCCAAAGACCGGGACCGTGCCAACATCCTGGTCTATGGTCTGCGGGGCGCCTCGCTAGACCTCGTGTGTTACTGCCGCACAGAGATGGCCCCTTTGAGCGTCTCCTTCAGCCACCTTCAGCCCAGCGTGTTGCTGACAGTGGAGCAAGGCTTTGGGCGCAAGGGTGGAGTGACGGTGCTAAGCTGTGTGTATGAGGTGAGGGTCAGGAAGTCATAAAACTTacctacctctgcaaatgcccagAACTCCCATGAATGCcgtgccaaatgtgtgtgtgtgcttgggctgtGAAATGTTTATGAATACATCCCATAGTCTCCAGCCTTGCCTCAGATATATCTTTACATATTTATAGACATAAGAGCATGGTTAGGCATGGTGTGTAGCTATGAAGGCACAGTGTAATCAGCCATGAGTGCTTATATTCATGTTGACGCTGCAGGTTGAGCGTGGGGCCCTGCACCGCGTGGGTGTGAGCAGTGTTCCCCTGGAGGCGCCCCTCACCGCCCATGGCCACACCCCCGCCGAGGACAGGCTGCTGCTGGCCTGCAACAACGGGGTGCTGGCCCTGCACGGCGAGGCCCGTGGCACCACACACCTCACCAAGGCCGGCCTCATCCCCGCGGCCCTGGCCTGGCTGGACACTGGCACACTAGTGGCTGCAGCAAATGAGCGTGGCCAGCTGCAGTGCTTTGACCTGGCCCTCTCCCTGGTGCGGCTGCAGCTATCCGCCGAGGACCCCGCGCCCCAGCGTGTGCTGGACCTCTCAGAGCACCTGAGTCACCGGCCCAGCCTGGCACGGCTGAGCTGGGCGCCGGGGCGGCCGCCGGGCGACACCCAGGCCGGGCCACGCCTCCTGCTGCTGCACTACACCCGGGGGCCGCTGGCCTGCATCAGGGTGGACAGCGGGGCCGAGGGCCGGGGCGGCCTGTCAGCCCTGGCACTGGCCAGCCAGTACGTGAAGCACCGCCAGCTGGACGAGGCGGTCAACCTGCTGGTGTCCCTCAGCTGGGAGCAGGAGGGGCCGGCGGCCATGAAGTGCCTGGCGGCCGTGGCCAATCACCTGCTGCGCTGCCCCCTCACCCCCATGCGCCTGGCTCAGCTAGAGGCGGCCCTGGCCACCTTCCACGTCCCGCTGCAGCCCCTCAGCCCGGCCATTGAGGAGGAGTTTGGCCCGGCCGTGCGCGCCCTAACCAGGAGGTTCTTCTTCAAGGTGTTGAGGTGAGCACCACAGCCTTGAAGGTGTAGTGTGGAGGCCGGGACACTCCTGCCCAGAGGTGTTATCCTTATCCTACACCTTCATCTGTTCCTCTCAACTCTCCCTAGTATTTCAAGCATtaatcttttcttccatttcttcctagTACTTCAAGCATTATTATTTTCCACCTGCCCACAACTGTTTCTTGGCACGTAACACTGccacatttcctctcctttctcttccactttcttttcctcacatCCATGTCTCACGTTCCCATCCACTCATGCACacaacctctttccttcccttgtagGTCAGGTCGGCTGGAGAAGGCCTACCGTCTCTCCCTTGACCTCCAGGACTACGACTGTTTCCTGGCCGTCCACTCCATGGCACAGCGCCGGGGCGAGACTCAAATCGCAGCGGCGGCACTCGAGAACGCCCACAGCCTCGAGTCATCCTGTGGGTCGAGTGCCTCCTGCAGCTCCCTCCTCTATGGGG is part of the Eriocheir sinensis breed Jianghai 21 chromosome 25, ASM2467909v1, whole genome shotgun sequence genome and harbors:
- the LOC127003579 gene encoding WD repeat-containing and planar cell polarity effector protein fritz homolog isoform X3; this encodes MFTQGSLLWQNAPVRSAMVTLLGDTHFWTLRDDVVIKDADMGAFRYQDKNTVSKERVYYEDKRQYLEARGLMVTPKNSRPIRLRDSLREFEELLAKERVVWEAWKSPTLYQLIFASGIITTLSVNAQTGDLTRVAFDKFLVGKLLSEHLADVVITQHHMIFSYNECRLTVVHLMRPAPEGQVIEKLSALDPKLHTCEVAGPSGRRFERKLSANLSGDMVVVWWQTSDDEVYPWSPLAKDRDRANILVYGLRGASLDLVCYCRTEMAPLSVSFSHLQPSVLLTVEQGFGRKGGVTVLSCVYEVERGALHRVGVSSVPLEAPLTAHGHTPAEDRLLLACNNGVLALHGEARGTTHLTKAGLIPAALAWLDTGTLVAAANERGQLQCFDLALSLVRLQLSAEDPAPQRVLDLSEHLSHRPSLARLSWAPGRPPGDTQAGPRLLLLHYTRGPLACIRVDSGAEGRGGLSALALASQYVKHRQLDEAVNLLVSLSWEQEGPAAMKCLAAVANHLLRCPLTPMRLAQLEAALATFHVPLQPLSPAIEEEFGPAVRALTRRFFFKVLRSGRLEKAYRLSLDLQDYDCFLAVHSMAQRRGETQIAAAALENAHSLESSCGSSASCSSLLYGGSDGNTSESCGDSCSTCFSRSPSEGEEEEEAAAASDPVPSGLPSGRGSVQPPLQPVLNLADRLRHMSIGGSTPPSAAPQAAPELPPRSPSRPHRPPSLPHAITSLDGTITINIRQQEASPRHPIPQHTGAPHTLPHPYTPVTPQTHYARAGGVVRGPRPAREVFYSSDPNEEFVDSEMVSVFMDKKDMRKSYERAVYHVSTEEEDGGTVKVVHFGVV
- the LOC127003579 gene encoding WD repeat-containing and planar cell polarity effector protein fritz homolog isoform X1, whose translation is MFTQGSLLWQNAPVRSAMVTLLGDTHFWTLRDDVVIKDADMGAFRYQDKNTVSKERVYYEDKRQYLEARGLMVTPKNSRPIRLRDSLREFEELLAKERVVWEAWKSPTLYQLIFASGIITTLSVNAQTGDLTRVAFDKFLVGKLLSEHLADVVITQHHMIFSYNECRLTVVHLMRPAPEGQVIEKLSALDPKLHTCEVAGPSGRRFERKLSANLSGDMVVVWWQTSDDEVYPWSPLAKDRDRANILVYGLRGASLDLVCYCRTEMAPLSVSFSHLQPSVLLTVEQGFGRKGGVTVLSCVYEVERGALHRVGVSSVPLEAPLTAHGHTPAEDRLLLACNNGVLALHGEARGTTHLTKAGLIPAALAWLDTGTLVAAANERGQLQCFDLALSLVRLQLSAEDPAPQRVLDLSEHLSHRPSLARLSWAPGRPPGDTQAGPRLLLLHYTRGPLACIRVDSGAEGRGGLSALALASQYVKHRQLDEAVNLLVSLSWEQEGPAAMKCLAAVANHLLRCPLTPMRLAQLEAALATFHVPLQPLSPAIEEEFGPAVRALTRRFFFKVLRSGRLEKAYRLSLDLQDYDCFLAVHSMAQRRGETQIAAAALENAHSLESSCGSSASCSSLLYGGSDGNTSESCGDSCSTCFSRSPSEGEEEEEAAAASDPVPSGLPSGRGSVQPPLQPVLNLADRLRHMSIGGSTPPSAAPQAAPELPPRSPSRPHRPPSLPHAITSLDGTITINIRQQEASPRHPIPQHTGAPHTLPHPYTPVTPQTHYARAGGVVRGPRPAREVFYSSDPNEEFVDSEMVSVFMDKKDMRKSYERAVYHGLDGYFWEPRSVYRGRGRRDSEGCALRRGVRPPQGTARGAPPPARWLNPRRQ
- the LOC127003579 gene encoding WD repeat-containing and planar cell polarity effector protein fritz homolog isoform X2, yielding MFTQGSLLWQNAPVRSAMVTLLGDTHFWTLRDDVVIKDADMGAFRYQDKNTVSKERVYYEDKRQYLEARGLMVTPKNSRPIRLRDSLREFEELLAKERVVWEAWKSPTLYQLIFASGIITTLSVNAQTGDLTRVAFDKFLVGKLLSEHLADVVITQHHMIFSYNECRLTVVHLMRPAPEGQVIEKLSALDPKLHTCEVAGPSGRRFERKLSANLSGDMVVVWWQTSDDEVYPWSPLAKDRDRANILVYGLRGASLDLVCYCRTEMAPLSVSFSHLQPSVLLTVEQGFGRKGGVTVLSCVYEVERGALHRVGVSSVPLEAPLTAHGHTPAEDRLLLACNNGVLALHGEARGTTHLTKAGLIPAALAWLDTGTLVAAANERGQLQCFDLALSLVRLQLSAEDPAPQRVLDLSEHLSHRPSLARLSWAPGRPPGDTQAGPRLLLLHYTRGPLACIRVDSGAEGRGGLSALALASQYVKHRQLDEAVNLLVSLSWEQEGPAAMKCLAAVANHLLRCPLTPMRLAQLEAALATFHVPLQPLSPAIEEEFGPAVRALTRRFFFKVLRSGRLEKAYRLSLDLQDYDCFLAVHSMAQRRGETQIAAAALENAHSLESSCGSSASCSSLLYGGSDGNTSESCGDSCSTCFSRSPSEGEEEEEAAAASDPVPSGLPSGRGSVQPPLQPVLNLADRLRHMSIGGSTPPSAAPQAAPELPPRSPSRPHRPPSLPHAITSLDGTITINIRQQEASPRHPIPQHTGAPHTLPHPYTPVTPQTHYARAGGVVRGPRPAREVFYSSDPNEEFVDSEMVSVFMDKKDMRKSYERAVYHEVSTEEEDGGTVKVVHFGVV